CTCGCACGCCGGCGCAGGACAGCTGGCCAGCCGGCCGGTTCGTGGTGGTCGACCTGCGCGGACGGCTCGTAGCGGAGCCGGAATCCGGCGTCGTGCAGCCGCCAGCCGAAATCGACGTCCTCGCCGACGCGCATCTCCGGATCGAAGGCAACCGAAGCCATCGCGGACCGGCGGACCAGGAGCGCGGCAGTGGGCACATAGGACAGCCGGGTGCCGGGGGCGACGCGGGCGGGCGCGGTGCCCATGTCGAGGCTGCTCGCGGCGCGGCTGTAGCGGCCGGCCCAGGTGCCCGGGGCGAGCGGGCGGATGCGCGGGGCGACGGCGGCGACGAGCGGGTCGGCGAAGTGCCCGGCGAGCCGGTCGATCCAGTCCGGCGACGGGACGCAATCGCTGTCCAGGAAGGCGATCAGGCTGGTGGACACGTGGTCCAGCGCGGTGTTGCGGGCCGCCCCGGGGCCGCCGTTGACATCTCGGCGGACGAGCTTCGCGCCGTGCGCGGAAGCGATGGCGGCGATCGCGGCCGGGTCGGCGGAGCCGTCGTCGACCACCAGGACCGGGTAGCGGCCGCCGAGACTGTCGAGTCCGCCGAGGCAGCGGTCGAGCAGTTCGGCGCGGTCGAGGACCGGGATGACGACCGTCGCGTCGGCGGGCTCGGCAGGCGCAGGCGGTACGGGATGCGCGAAACCGGCGTCGGTGAGCAGCCGGGCCAGCGTGCCTTCGGCGGGGGTGGCGACGGGATGGTCGGCCAGCCGCTCCCATGCGGCCCGCCCGGCCTTGGTCAGGCGCAGTACGCGAGCCGGGGAGCCGCCGAAAAGCAGGCCGTCGGCGAGTGTTTTGACGCTCGGGTCGAGCATCAGGCGGAATCCGGCGGGCAGGGGAGTGGTCACAGTGCCAGACCTCCGTCGACCGGGACGACCGCGCCGGTCATCGCGCTGCTCTCCGGACTGGCCAGGAACGCCAGCACAGCAGCGACTTCGGCGGGGTCCAGCAGACGGTGCATCGGCTGCTGAGCGGCGAATGCGCGGGCTTCCGGAAGGTCGTAGAGCCGGGCGCTTTCGGCCAGGATCGGAGTGTCGGTGGAGCCGGGGCTGACCGCGTTGGCGGTGACGCCGGAGTCGCCCAGTTCCGTGCCGAGCGCGCGAATCAAGCCCGCGACGCCGGATTTCGCCGCGCAGTAGGCGGCGAGCATCGGCAATCCGCGCGTCGCGGCGGCGGACGCTACGGCGAGAAACCGGCCAGAGCGCGGCTTCGGCCGGTTCAGCAGGGCCGGGATCGCGACCCGGGCGAGGTTCAGGACACCGCGGAGATTCACGTCGAGAACCGCGTCTTCCTGTTCTGGCGGCATTTCCCATAGCGGTGCCCCGCCGCCGATCACTCCGGCGGCGGCGATGGCTGCGTCGAGACCGCCCCAGCGCTGTTCGGCTTCCGCGACGGCTTCGGCCAACCGGCCTCGGTCTCGGACATCCGCGCGGAATTCCGCTGCGGTACCACCGGCCTCGCGGATTTCAGCGACCACTGTGGACAGTTGCTTCGCGGTGCCGAGCGGATACGGCAGAGCCGGGTCGTCGTCGGCGAGGTCGACCGCGAGCACGGCCCAGCCCTGCGCGGCGAGCTTCTTCGCGGTGGCGGCGCCGATGCCGCGGGCCGCGCCGGTCACCAGAGCGGCCTTCATCGCACCACCGCCGAAGTCCAGTCCCGCACGTGCGCGACCAGCTGCGCCGTGAGGTCATCGAGCAGGTCCCGGCCTTCCTCCGCGCCAGCCCCGGTGGGATCGCCGAGCACTCCGGTGTCCGTCACCGCTCGAACGCCGCCGTCGCGAAGAAGCGGGAGCAGGTCGCGCAGCGGACGGCGATCGCCGGGCACCGCGCGGTCCATCTGCACGGCCTCCGGGTGAAGCGCAAGCTGCAGAGCGGTTTCCGGCCGTCCGGCGTGCGGATCACCTTGCCAGCGCGGCTCGAACACCGACACGTCCCGAGACTCCGCGCGCAGCTTCGCGACCGCACGGGTCACCGCCGCCGCGTTGCCGCCGTGCGCGGACACGAAAAGCAGCCGCTCGAACGTTTCGCAGGCCGACCGGCCGAGCTCGATCAGCAGAAACTCCGTCGCCGCTTGCCCGATCGACAGCGTCCCGGCGAACCCGGCGTGCTCGCCGCTCGACCCGTAGGGCAGCGCGGGCGCGACGAGCACGTCCGGCCGGTGCTCGGCGAGCCGGTCGCACAACGCGGTCGCGATGTCCGTGTCCGTGCTCAACGGAAGGTGCGCGCCGTGCTGCTCGGTAGCCCCGAGCGGGACGGCGAGGAGCGCGCCGGACGCCGCCCGCGAGGCGACGTCCGGCGACGGCAGATCCGCCAGCCGCACGTCAGCGGCCCGGAGCGAACCCGGCGAGCGGGTTTTCGTCGCACGCCCGTTCCGGCGGACGGCGCATCCCGATGCTCACCGGCACCGGCTTGCGCTTGCGGTGCGAGTGATCCAGCGACGGCTTCGGCGCGCTGCCCGCCGCGACGCCGGCCAGCGCGCGTTCGCCGTGCCCGCGCACGCATTCCGGATCGGGACCGTCGAGCGGCAGGCCGGTGAAGAACTTCGCCGCCATGCACCCGCCTCGGCAGGCGTCGAAGGCCGAACACGACGTGCACGCCCCGCCGCTCTGCGGGCTGCGCAGCTCGGTGAACAGCTCCGATTCCTGCCAGACCCGAGTGAACCCGCCCTCGCCGCGGGTGTTGCCGGCGAGGAAGGTGTCGTGGATGGCGAACGGGCAGGCGTAGACGTCGCCGACCGGGTCGACCAGGCACACCACCCGGCCCGCGCCGCACAGGTTCAGCCCGGGCAGTCCGCCGTCGCCGTAGCCGGCGAGGTGGAAGAACGAATCGCCGGTCAGCACGTTCTCGCCGTGCGCGACCAGCCAGTCGTACAGCTCGCGCTGTTGCTGCGCGGTCGGATGCAGTTCGTCCCAGACGTCCGCGCCGCGGCCGGACGGGCGGAGCCGGGTAAGCCGCAGCTGCGCGCCGTAGCGGTCGGCGATCGCCTTGAACGCGTCGAGCTGCCCGGCGTTCTGCCGGGTCACCACGACGGAGATCTTGAAGTTCCCGAATCCGGCCGCGGCCAGGTTCTCCATCGCCCGGATCGCGGTGCGGTAGGAGCCGGGGCCGCGGACGTGGTCGTTGACCTCCTCGGTAGCCCCGTCCAGGGAGATCTGGACGTCCACGTAGTCGCTGGCGGCGAGCCGCTTCGCGACGTCCTCGGTGATCTTGATGCCGTTGGTGGAGAACTTGACGCCGACGTGGTGCTCGGTCGCGTAGTCGACCAGTTCCCAGAAATCGGGGCGGACAGTGGGTTCGCCGCCGCCGATGTTCACGTAGAACACCTGCATCCGCTCGAACTCGTCGATCAGCGCCTTGCACTCGGCGGTGCTCAGCTCGCGCGGGTCGCGCCTGCCGGACGAGGAAAGGCAGTGCACGCACGAGAGATTGCAGGCGTAGGTGAGTTCCCAGGTGAGGCAGATCGGCGCGTCGAGGCCGTACTGGAATTCGTCGACAAGCGACATCACACGCTCCTCGGCTGGATCATGTCCGACGCCGCGAGGGCGGCGAGGGCGGCGCGGTAGCGGGGCAGCTCCGCGGGCGTGACCCCGGCCTGCGCGCAGGCGGCGCGGGCGGAGGGATGGTCGATCAGGGCCTGCACCGCGGCGAGCATGGTGCGGCTCTTGAGAAAGGACAGCCGGCGAGTGCCGAAGTGATACAGCAGCGCGCCGAACCGCTCCGGCCGGATGGAGACCCGGCTGTCCAGTTCCCAAGCACCGTCCAGATCGAACGCCGCGGCGGTGCGGTCAGTAGACACCGCACATGCCGTCGATCGAGACTTCTTCGACCAGCAGTTCCTCGGCGACGACGGCCTCGTCGGCGCTCGCTTCGGCGGTGGCGGTCGGTTCGTTCATCGTGACTCCCTTGGCACGTCGACGATATTTGGCACTTAGTGCCGAATGTGTTCGAAACAATACTGTCACCAAGTGCCAGAAGCAATGGCCCAGCCCGCGGAGGTACCCGAATGGCGGACCGGGCCGGCCTTCGCCGCAGGTCGGCGGGGTGCGGCCGGCTTTCGCGGGTGCGCTACGACGGTGCCGACTGGGAACTTCGGCCGGCCGCGGCGGCAGTCGAAGCTGGCCGTCCAAACAGGACTCGACGGCGGTGGAGGGTCGACGCGCGCCTGGGCGGCGGGCGATGGCAGCGGGACCGGGCACGCGCCCGCGCCGATCGCGGCCGTGTTCCCGGCCGCCGTGATCGGGTGGTCAGCGGTCGATCTGGTTCGCGATGTCTCGCGCGGCTTTCCCGGCGGGCTGGCGCGAGGTGTCGATGAGCGTCGCCTCCTCGCGCAGCCACGGCAACGCTTCCAGGTAGCGGGCGACGTGGTCGAGCCGCCACTGCCGCGCAGCCGTCTCGACCTGATCGCCTTCGATGCGGGCGACAAGTTCCTCCGGCGCCGCGTGCAGGACGAAATGCCGGACCGGCACCCGCTCGGCGGCGAAGGCCCGGAAGATCTCGTGCGCGTATCGCTGGACGAGGACGGTCTGCGGGATCACCAGCGCGCCGCCGGTGTGGCCGAGGATCTCGATCGCGGTGCGGGGGACCAGAGCCCGCCAGGGCGGCAGGTCCTGGAAGTCGCCGACCGGTTCGGTGATGACCTGGCGGAGGAGGTAGCCGACGAGTTCGGAGTCGAAGATCCTGGCCTGCGGGAGCAAGCGGGCGAGTTCGCGGGCGGTGGTGGTTTTGCCCGCGCCGAAGGTCCCGTTGAGCCAGATGATCATTTGTCACGATAGCGCGGTGATCTGGCCGGCCGCCAGGACATCTCCGTCTCGGGCTCGCTCAGCAGCCTCGTCGAAGCGACCCGGCACGGCGAGCTGGTGCCCGCGCGGGCGGGCCGTCGCTCGAGGCGGCGGAGGTGCTTGCTCCGACGCCTGCCGGATGCGGCGTGCCAATCGATCTCGTACGCGACACGATCACCGCACCGGAAGGCTCAAGGCAGCAGATTCGCTCGCCGCGCGGCATTGACCGCCTGCAGCCGCGTCCGCGCGTCCAGCTTCCGCATCGCGTTCCGCAGATAGCTCTTCACCGTCTCCGCGCCCAATCCCAGCGAAGCGGCGATGTCCACATTGGTCATTCCGGCCGCCACCCCGCCCAGCACGTCCAGCTCCCGAGCCGACAACCCGACCGCACCGTCGGCCGGCCCGCCGGTCAGAGTCCGGCACACCGAGTCCAACCGCTCCCGCAGCTCCGGATCGTCCACCCCGGCGGCGATCCGCCGAAG
This sequence is a window from Amycolatopsis benzoatilytica AK 16/65. Protein-coding genes within it:
- the mftE gene encoding mycofactocin biosynthesis peptidyl-dipeptidase MftE, coding for MRLADLPSPDVASRAASGALLAVPLGATEQHGAHLPLSTDTDIATALCDRLAEHRPDVLVAPALPYGSSGEHAGFAGTLSIGQAATEFLLIELGRSACETFERLLFVSAHGGNAAAVTRAVAKLRAESRDVSVFEPRWQGDPHAGRPETALQLALHPEAVQMDRAVPGDRRPLRDLLPLLRDGGVRAVTDTGVLGDPTGAGAEEGRDLLDDLTAQLVAHVRDWTSAVVR
- the mftF gene encoding mycofactocin biosynthesis glycosyltransferase MftF (Members of this protein family, MftF, are glycosyltransferases, members of PF00535 (glycosyl transferase family 2). The encoding gene is found as part of the mycofactocin cassette, in Mycobacterium tuberculosis, many other Actinobacteria, and occasional members of other lineages. Mycofactocin itself, a putative redox carrier, is a heavily modified derivative of the C-terminal Val-Tyr dipeptide of the mycofactocin precursor MftA (TIGR03969).) — encoded protein: MTTPLPAGFRLMLDPSVKTLADGLLFGGSPARVLRLTKAGRAAWERLADHPVATPAEGTLARLLTDAGFAHPVPPAPAEPADATVVIPVLDRAELLDRCLGGLDSLGGRYPVLVVDDGSADPAAIAAIASAHGAKLVRRDVNGGPGAARNTALDHVSTSLIAFLDSDCVPSPDWIDRLAGHFADPLVAAVAPRIRPLAPGTWAGRYSRAASSLDMGTAPARVAPGTRLSYVPTAALLVRRSAMASVAFDPEMRVGEDVDFGWRLHDAGFRLRYEPSAQVDHHEPAGWPAVLRRRASYGTSAAPLALRRPDAMAPLVLHPWPTLTAAALLARRPLLASAGFAGAVLSMTRALRRGDVPTNGVVPAMATAVGQTWLGFGRYGTQFAAPLLAALLLPGGRRRWGRRAAIASLLAGPPLTAWAKNRPGLDPFRYTAGAIADDLAYGAGVWAGCLNHRTAVPLRPRITWRPLRVDRKGKQ
- a CDS encoding mycofactocin-coupled SDR family oxidoreductase translates to MKAALVTGAARGIGAATAKKLAAQGWAVLAVDLADDDPALPYPLGTAKQLSTVVAEIREAGGTAAEFRADVRDRGRLAEAVAEAEQRWGGLDAAIAAAGVIGGGAPLWEMPPEQEDAVLDVNLRGVLNLARVAIPALLNRPKPRSGRFLAVASAAATRGLPMLAAYCAAKSGVAGLIRALGTELGDSGVTANAVSPGSTDTPILAESARLYDLPEARAFAAQQPMHRLLDPAEVAAVLAFLASPESSAMTGAVVPVDGGLAL
- the mftA gene encoding mycofactocin precursor MftA (Mycofactocin is a small molecule electron carrier derived from the final two amino acids, Val-Tyr, of MftA, the mycofactocin precursor. It plays a role in redox homeostasis and the metabolism of alcohols and aldehydes in Actinobacteria, including Mycobacterium tuberculosis.) codes for the protein MNEPTATAEASADEAVVAEELLVEEVSIDGMCGVY
- the mftC gene encoding mycofactocin radical SAM maturase (MftC is a radical SAM/SPASM enzyme that catalyzes the first two steps in biosynthesis of the electron carrier mycofactocin from the terminal Val-Tyr dipeptide of the precursor peptide MftA.), which produces MSLVDEFQYGLDAPICLTWELTYACNLSCVHCLSSSGRRDPRELSTAECKALIDEFERMQVFYVNIGGGEPTVRPDFWELVDYATEHHVGVKFSTNGIKITEDVAKRLAASDYVDVQISLDGATEEVNDHVRGPGSYRTAIRAMENLAAAGFGNFKISVVVTRQNAGQLDAFKAIADRYGAQLRLTRLRPSGRGADVWDELHPTAQQQRELYDWLVAHGENVLTGDSFFHLAGYGDGGLPGLNLCGAGRVVCLVDPVGDVYACPFAIHDTFLAGNTRGEGGFTRVWQESELFTELRSPQSGGACTSCSAFDACRGGCMAAKFFTGLPLDGPDPECVRGHGERALAGVAAGSAPKPSLDHSHRKRKPVPVSIGMRRPPERACDENPLAGFAPGR
- a CDS encoding AAA family ATPase, yielding MIIWLNGTFGAGKTTTARELARLLPQARIFDSELVGYLLRQVITEPVGDFQDLPPWRALVPRTAIEILGHTGGALVIPQTVLVQRYAHEIFRAFAAERVPVRHFVLHAAPEELVARIEGDQVETAARQWRLDHVARYLEALPWLREEATLIDTSRQPAGKAARDIANQIDR
- the mftB gene encoding mycofactocin biosynthesis chaperone MftB (MftB, a small protein, is a peptide chaperone that assists the radical SAM enzyme MftC in performing two modifications to the C-terminal Val-Tyr dipeptide of the mycofactocin precursor peptide, MftA. MftB's role is analogous to the role of PqqD in the biosynthesis of PQQ, a cofactor that derives entirely from a Tyr and a Glu in the precursor PqqA.), which codes for MSTDRTAAAFDLDGAWELDSRVSIRPERFGALLYHFGTRRLSFLKSRTMLAAVQALIDHPSARAACAQAGVTPAELPRYRAALAALAASDMIQPRSV